DNA sequence from the Haemorhous mexicanus isolate bHaeMex1 chromosome 24, bHaeMex1.pri, whole genome shotgun sequence genome:
caggggctgaggagaGCTGTCCCAACAGCAATAAACTGAATCCAAGCATCTCTGTGGTGCCGCACAAGTTATTTCTGCTTGACAGGAGCTAAGGGACTATTCTCAACAGGAAAGGGGGTTCAATAATAAGGAACAGAGGAGATTCAAGATCTCCAGGTCAGAGATTGCAACACCCTGAGCAGATCTCAGTGTTGTGTCTGAATGTGGAATTTATTCCTGTTTGCTCCAGCCCTTATAGTGTGTGCTCAAGGAGCCTCTGCTCTGAAGCACCTGTGGCACAGAGAGCCTGACACTGGGAAAGGCTGGTTTAATGCTGAACTCCTTGAAAACAAGTCAAAAATGGAGGCCTTAGGTAGCTTCTGTAACAAATATGGTGAGTCAAGCCCTACTCCCTAACAAAGAGCAGCCCAGCAATGTCTCTAAGATCAGAGAGGCTTCTAATTTGCTGTGTGGTATCTCCCAACCTGCTCTGGGTACACCTCAGTGTCCAGTGACAAACAGTGATCCAGGAGATGAGGCTTTGATGTGAAGCATCAGTTAAAGCTCAACACCTCTGCCTCCGCTGCTTGTGAGGGTGGGTTGGATGGTGGGCTCCTGCCCTTCTGCCCATCAGCCAGGGGCTTGAagtgctgcagggaaaagaACATGCTCATGCAAAGATTTGACTCCCACTGCTCAGAGCACACGCATGCATCTGAATGCGCTGGCAACACCCTGAGTTGTGtgctcagcagccagcccagggagaTGCATTCTGGCTTGTGCTGGCCTGTTGAACAATGACACCTCAGCCCAGAagacagcccagctccctgtgtcAGGCAGAGGCACCAGGGAGAGGATCAGCTGAGAATGTGTTCTCGGGGGCCGACCAGTCCTTTGCACACTCCCATTGCCACCGCAAAGCCAAATGTGAAGGgcccagctgtgcagtgctgctaGCTGGGTGAGCAGCACCTGCGTGGAGCTGCATACCTGCGAGTTCTTGAACTCcaagaagagggagaagaggacATGCAGAGGGTGGATCCGGCTCTTGTACACGGGGATGTCCAGAATGGCTGCGGGTGAGATCAGAGCATGTGAGGGCACCTGGTCTGCATTGCCCCACACACAGCATTGTCAGGAGGGGCTGAACTCCCCACTGCCCACCATCACCTGGGGCTCCAGGCACCAAAGACTGCAGACCCCTGTAGTACAAGAGCCCACCTCGCACTGAATCAGAGGGAACAATCCCTCTGATTGGGGAGCTtggggctgagcctgcagctAAAGCTCCCTGGCTTTCAGTGAGAGTGCCAGGCCAGCGTCACATTgtgtcagcagcacagcctccccCGCTCACCGCAGATCATGTCGATGTACTCGGCAAGGTCACAGCTCATCTCTGCGCTCGGAAGACCCACCTGCAACAGACGGGGCTGTCAGATCTGCTCCGACTGCTCGAGCCTGGGAGCATACAGAGGCCAccggggcagcagctgggaattCCCGTGTTGGGCTGCTCCCCAACTTCTGCCAAGGGCGGAGCCATGAGGAGGAACAAGCCCGAGAGgcctgggctgtgggatggagcaggcAGCCAGCTTTCATGGGAGATGGTTTCTAAGACCACGCTGAGCTAACTACTGGTCACCCAGACAATATACCTTTCCCAGGAGCTCCTCGAATTCTGGTGACCATTCCTGCATCAGGGTCTCAATGTCAGGCATTGGCCTGCCAGGGAAGATCAGAACATCAACTTCAGGACGGAACACAACCTTCCACTGCCAACATCAGGACTAATCCAGTAACTCACCTGGAGTAATggactgtggcaggaggcttgcAGCGATGCAGTTCACTAATACTTTCAATCCAGCTCTCAATGGCTTTAGGGTTATTTTCTGCATTCTCCAAACTCTTCACTTTTATTTGCTGCTAAAAACACAAATATAAACCTGGAAGTGTTTCACggtgttttggggctttttgggaaagctgcattCACTTCTGGTGAACCAGgccttctctctttcccagcTGCACTTTACCAATGGATTTCTGCAGGCAAAATGCCAACTAAAACTGGGTATGAACAactaaaaggaaataaagcttCACCTGAAGTGAACAGACCCAGAGCTCATATCAAGAGTTGACTGAAGCAAGGCTCAGATTCACTGCAGTTTAAAACTATGGATTAAAGCAACAGgtctggttttgctgcttttaaagtCAGCTTCTCAGTTGTAAGAGTAAAATGCCATGTTTTACTGCAGGAAATGTGCAGCAAGTGTGACCTCCCTCTCCCTGACTCACTGTGATGTTGTGCTGCTTGGAGTTCTCTGTCAGCCAGAGAGAGAGCACGGTGGGATCTGACTGCTTGGTTGAGGGCTCATCCAGGACCAGCAGGCCAAGGTTGTCAGGCTTGCCATCGGGACGAGGaacctgcaggaaaacagagccCTGTTCTCTGGGGATCCAGGGCAGGTGCCTTCCTCTGGGTGCTCTCACATGTGCATTCTATGTACAGTGCTGCCTGGAAAGCACACGGTGTTGGAGAAGGAAAACCCAGGCTTTCCCCCAGGTTACCCAAGTGCTGTTTGGGAGGTGACCAAACTACCAGTGTAGTTTTCCACGTCTCTGCCCGTTGTGtctgacagagcagggacagagcagagagcCCAGGCTGCACGGCCTGGCTGCCTACGTGCTCTGAGCCTGTGTTCTGTTTCAGTTCATGGGGCTGGACAGAGAGAGGAACCTGAAGAAACTGTACCTTTAGGAATGCATCAATGTCTCCAACAGCAGGAATAAAGTCTGGAATAAAAGGCTGCAGCTTGTGCTCAATCTCTATTGTTTTGGGAGTGTATCTGGAAAAAAACACCACCCCAGCATAAGTGACTAGAAACTGTGCTGCAGTAATTGACACAAAGGAGAGCCAAGAGCCGGCTAAAACCTTTCCACTCACCTCTTGATGTATTCAAAGAGATCTTTGATTTCAGAAGACACTTGCAGGTAGTCAAAATCTGCTGGATTGAAGTCACTAAAATAAGGAAGAGAGTAGAGGGAGAATATTAGcctctcctgggcacagcaaACAAGCTCGGGACTGGTTCACCAGCTGGAGGAACCACCACCCTGAAGCAtcggggaggaggaggcaggaactGCCTGTCCCGATGTCCAGGACTCTGCTCGCCCTCGTGGGATCTGGGGAAACCGGCGGAGCTGACAGGGCCCGAAAGGCACCCACCAGCCTCAGCGCGGCCCCTGTGGCCAGGAACACCGCTCACCCCTCCAGAGCGGCCCCGTGCTCCTCCGAGTCCTCCTCCGAGTCGCTCTCCGAGGAATCTTCCTCCGAGTCCTCATCGTCCTCGTCGTCATCCTCGCTGAAGGTGGCTGGGCCGGGGAACTGCGCCGCTGCCTCCTCCTGGACGAGAGGCGGGTCTCACGGGATGTCACCGAGCCTCACCGGGCCGTGCCCCCGCCCGCTGCGCTCGTACCTTCCCTCCGCTGCCCCGGCCGCCGTTCCCGGCCGCTCCGACGGACACCCCGGGCCGACGGGAGTCCCGCAGGCGGCTCGCGGCCCCCGCCCGCGGCGAGCGGGTTCCGGGATCGGcctcaggcagctccaggctctcgTCGTACGGCTGGTTCTCCACCGGGCGGGGCTGCGCCGAGAGCCGAACTCAGGGGCGGCGAGGCCCGGGGCGGCCCGGCGCCCGCACCCACCGCTAGCCGTGTGCTGCCACGCTGTGTCCCGTGCCCCACCTCCGCCCGCGCCCCCGCGTCCCGTTGTGTCCCGCCGTATCCCCCGTGTCCCACCTCCGCCCGCCTCGCTTCCCGCCGCGCCGCCgacgccgccgccgccaccgtCGCCATGGCGACTccgcccgccgcgcccggcCCGCGGCAACGGCGCCCACACGGCCTGGCCGCGcgcgccccctggcggcggGGAGGTGCCAgtgccccgccccgccccgccgtgACGGTACTTCCGGGTGCGGACGTGGCGCGGCGCCGCCATCTTGCGGGGCCGCCCGGGAACCGGAGTGAGCGGAGGGCCCGAGCGCGGAtcccgccgctgctgccgctgctaTGGTAAGGGAAGGACCTGTCCCCTGCGGGCAGCGCGGGGCTCgggacagccccaggggcagccccggggctcgCCCGGCCGCCCGGCCCGTGTGCAGGCTGGCGCTGGAGCCCGCGGCCTGGTGGGACGGAGCGCGGCGCTGCCGCCCTGGGTTGGGCCGGGGCCCTTGCCGGCGGCGGGGACGCGGCACTTTTTCTCTGGTGACTCGGAGCCACGGTGCCTCCTCAGCACGGCCTCACGCCTGCTCTAACGGGCGTTTGGGGTGTAGGGTGTAACCGGGCTGGTGGTGCCCGTGGGACCCTGTGTCTCAGGGCCGGTCCGGCTCCTTTTGTCTGTCGCGGCAGTGTTTGGGTTAGCACAGACCAGCTTACGGCTCCGGCAGAGCTAAACTGTGCCCGAGGTGCGCCTGGGATCAGCGCTGCCACGTTTGAGGATTTCGGATACTTTCTGTCAGTAACAGCAGTTGCGGATTTAAAAGATCCGAAGCGCGGAGCAGATTTATCCTGACAAAGGGAATTAACATCTGTGAGAGAGAAATATAGGGAGGAAGTCTGGGCAGACTGGGAGATGGAGAAAGTGCAGCTGGTGAGTGCCGTGCTGCCCTGTCGGTGTGATAACGCCTGCGAGCTGCCCGGGAGTCACACTGGGGCTTCGTTaacctggctgtgctgtgcgTATGGCGCTGGGAGATGTTACATCTCACAGCAGTCCTGTGTGTGGTTGTAAGCTGGGGCAGCCTGATGGAAAGTCCATAACTCGGAGCCTCCCCTAACGCTCTCAGGGGCTGTACGCCTCAGTCTGTGTGAAATCGGGAATGATCGTTTGCCTGACAGAAGCAGGGAGAGCTCTCAGGATTATGTTGGGACAGCATGTGGAACggagagagagagcaaaagCAGAGGTGTCTCTGCTCTTGACGTAGTTCATTTCCTGGTCACAGAGAAAGACTTAGGATCTTGTTTAAGGAAGGGTGTGCAGGTGAAGTGTCGTGGTCAGAGATGCTGTCCGTGGGCACGGGGTGGGACCCTGCTGAGACGCTGCTCTCCTCCAGGTGCTGTTGGCAGCCGCTGTGTGCACGAAGGCGGGGAAGGCCATTGTGTCCCGGCAGTTCGTGGAGATGACTCGCACCCGCATcgaggggctgctggcagcattcCCAAAGCTGATGAACACAGGGAAGCAGCACACGTTTGTGGAGACAGAGAGCGTGCGATACGTGTACCAGCCCATGGAGAAGCTCTACATGGTGCTGATTACCACCAAAAACAGCAACATCCTGGAAGACCTGGAAACACTCCGACTCTTCTCTAGAGTGGTAAGAACTCATCGTGACATAGCCCAGAACGGTGCTGTTGTGAGGGATCTGTTTCTGAGCTGGTGCAGGGACACTGTGTGCCTCCACTTGGTAGGTTCTGTGTTCCAGAGCTTCCCTTCCTGACTGGACAGAAAGCTCTGAActtttggtggtggttttgaactccacatttaaaaaatcatcagTTGTACTTCACCTGGTGAGACCAAAGGGCTGACTGTAATTTAGCATTAAACGTTCTTTGGGTTCTTTCAAGTGCAGTGCTGCTATGCAGGGATCCTGAAGCAGCAAGTTTGTCTTCATATAGCCAAAGGGTTTTCAGGAAATTCACTGGCCCCAGCATGCAGTTGGGTTCCTTTAAGTTAATGTTATGAGGAAGCTGAGAGGTTTTATGTGGATTTTGATGTAGAAGAACTGTGTCAAAACTTCATCTTGTTTATTGACAATGTAATGGTACAAAGAGCAGTGTAAAGTTGTGCTGGGCTTAGGTCTGGCACAGTTGTGACCCCTGGGATGGTAGAAAGAAAGTGTTTACACGGTACTATTTGTGGGTACTCATTTAAAATGTTCTACCCTTCTAGATCCCTGAATATTGTCGAGCTCTGGAAGAGAATGAGATCTCAGAACACTGCTTCGACCTAATCTTTGCCTTTGATGAAATTGTTGCCCTGGGCTACCGTGAGAATGTAAATCTGGCACAAATTCGGACCTTCACTGAGATGGACTCGCATGAGGAGAAGGTGTTTCGGGCAGTCAGAgaggtgagcagggacacctgcaaTCCTGACACAGGGTGCCCTGTCTGAAAAGCACCACTTTTGCTATACAGAGGTGTTCTTCCACTTTGGCGGGGCCGTGCAATTATTTAGCTTTTCTGAGAGCTAAATGCTCatgtcttgtttgttttttcttggcCAGGGTTTTTTGGGCAACTGCAGTTGgctcctgtgcagggcagggctgaggttGCAAAGCTCCATCAGgctcttctcttttcctccagACACAGGAACGTGAGGCGAAAGCCGAGATGCGCCGTAAGGcgaaggagctgcagcaggccaGGAGGGATGCAGAGAGACACGGCAAGAAGGCTCCAGGGTTCGGGGGCTTCGGCAGCTCGGCCGTGTCTGGGGGCGTGACAGCAATGATCACAGAGACCATCATCGAGACCGAGAAGCCCAAAGTGgcaccagctccagccaggTAGGAGGATCAGCAGGTGGCAGGTGTTGGAGTCTGCGTGGGCTCAAACCACGTGCCCGGAGGGTCTAACATGAGTTCCTCATCTGTGTAAGCATTGAGGACCCTTTGTG
Encoded proteins:
- the IFT46 gene encoding intraflagellar transport protein 46 homolog isoform X3, translated to MATVAAAASAARREARRAEEEAAAQFPGPATFSEDDDEDDEDSEEDSSESDSEEDSEEHGAALEGDFNPADFDYLQVSSEIKDLFEYIKRYTPKTIEIEHKLQPFIPDFIPAVGDIDAFLKVPRPDGKPDNLGLLVLDEPSTKQSDPTVLSLWLTENSKQHNITQQIKVKSLENAENNPKAIESWIESISELHRCKPPATVHYSRPMPDIETLMQEWSPEFEELLGKVGLPSAEMSCDLAEYIDMICAILDIPVYKSRIHPLHVLFSLFLEFKNSQHFKPLADGQKGRSPPSNPPSQAAEAEVLSFN
- the IFT46 gene encoding intraflagellar transport protein 46 homolog isoform X1 is translated as MATVAAAASAARREARRAEPRPVENQPYDESLELPEADPGTRSPRAGAASRLRDSRRPGVSVGAAGNGGRGSGGKEEAAAQFPGPATFSEDDDEDDEDSEEDSSESDSEEDSEEHGAALEGDFNPADFDYLQVSSEIKDLFEYIKRYTPKTIEIEHKLQPFIPDFIPAVGDIDAFLKVPRPDGKPDNLGLLVLDEPSTKQSDPTVLSLWLTENSKQHNITQQIKVKSLENAENNPKAIESWIESISELHRCKPPATVHYSRPMPDIETLMQEWSPEFEELLGKVGLPSAEMSCDLAEYIDMICAILDIPVYKSRIHPLHVLFSLFLEFKNSQHFKPLADGQKGRSPPSNPPSQAAEAEVLSFN
- the IFT46 gene encoding intraflagellar transport protein 46 homolog isoform X2 translates to MATVAAAASAARREARRAEPRPVENQPYDESLELPEADPGTRSPRAGAASRLRDSRRPGVSVGAAGNGGRGSGGKEEAAAQFPGPATFSEDDDEDDEDSEEDSSESDSEEDSEEHGAALEGDFNPADFDYLQVSSEIKDLFEYIKRYTPKTIEIEHKLQPFIPDFIPAVGDIDAFLKVPRPDGKPDNLGLLVLDEPSTKQSDPTVLSLWLTENSKQHNITQIKVKSLENAENNPKAIESWIESISELHRCKPPATVHYSRPMPDIETLMQEWSPEFEELLGKVGLPSAEMSCDLAEYIDMICAILDIPVYKSRIHPLHVLFSLFLEFKNSQHFKPLADGQKGRSPPSNPPSQAAEAEVLSFN